A single window of Nicotiana sylvestris chromosome 5, ASM39365v2, whole genome shotgun sequence DNA harbors:
- the LOC138868695 gene encoding uncharacterized protein produces MRLEFPNEPVVEWKGDNVVPKDREINFGIDVMPGTHPISIPPYRMASAELKELKEQLKDLLERVSSGQVYQRSLAQEVHQLASLGVRLADPNEGGVIVQNRVESSLGEEVKEKQLNDPLLAQLKEGIHKHKNATFSFFMEDGSTKLYHDLKEVYWWNNMKKDVVDFVAKCPNCQQVKAEHQRPDGLAQSIEIPIWKWEMINMDFVVSPIKGIIRFGKKGRLSPRYVRPYRIIQRISQMAYKLELPPEMSMVHPVFHVSILKKEAGDPSTIVPVETIEVNDELSYEEVPVAIFDRQVRKLRNKEIASVKVLW; encoded by the exons atgaggcttgaatttcctaatgagcctgttgttgaatggaagggagataatgtagtgccaaAAG ATAGGGAGATTAATTTTGGGATCGACGTGATGCCAGGCACACaccctatatcaattccaccttacagaatggcatCGGCAGAATTGAAGGAactaaaggaacaattgaaggatttattagaaagggtttcatccggccaa GTGTACCAAAGGTCGTTGGCTCAGGAGGTTCACCAGTtagctagtttgggagttcgccttgcaGACCCTAATGAGGGAGGAgtaattgtgcagaatagggTTGAATCATCGCTTGGAGAAgaggtgaaagagaagcaattaAACGATCCATTGTTGGCACAGctgaaggaggggattcataaacacaagaacgcaactttttcctttttcatggaagatg gttctacgaaattgtatcatgatctcaaggaagtttattggtggaacaacatgaaaaaGGATGTGgtggactttgtggcaaaatgtccaaactgtcaacaagtgaaggctgaacatcaaaggcccgatggattggctcaaagcatagaaattccaatatggaaatgggagatgatcaacatggattttgtg gtttctcCCATAAAGGGTATCAtacggtttggaaagaaaggaagatTGAGTCCAAGGTATGTCAGACCGtatagaatcattcagaggatcaGTCAGATGGCATACAAGCTTGAGCTACCACCCGAGATGTCAATGGTTCAcccagtcttccatgtgtctatttTGAAGAAGGAAGcgggagatccgtccactattgtgccagttgaaactattgaggttaatgacgaactatcatatgaagaagttccagttgccattTTTGACAGGCAGGTCCGGAAGTTAAGAAACAAAgaaattgcctccgtgaaagtgttatggtga